Proteins encoded within one genomic window of Setaria italica strain Yugu1 chromosome IV, Setaria_italica_v2.0, whole genome shotgun sequence:
- the LOC101766364 gene encoding glucan endo-1,3-beta-glucosidase 11 encodes MAFTLLSRSPRLVICALLCIFLFSEVGVPRRASALGINYGQVGNNLPSPPHVVQLLTSLRIGKVRIYDVNPQVLSAFAGTGIELIVTVPDDLVPGMAASASQALQWVTAGVRPYFPATRVTGIAVGNEVFTGDDEQLKASLVPAMRNLHAALAQLGMDTYVRVSTANSLAVLATSYPPSQGVFTQDAAPYMAQLLRFLADTSTPFWINAYPYFAYKDDPTKVSLDYALSNPYHVGAVDPYTHLQYTSMLYAQVDAVTFAAARLGYGNVPVHVSETGWPSKGDANEAGATVENARQYNRNLLMRQVSGEGTPLRPKLRLEVYLFALFNEDMKPGPTSERNYGLYQPDMSMVYNVGLNQLSTTSAASLSLATSPATRTDVRKDFGSLCLVTSLAILLITQALLL; translated from the exons ATGGCATTCACATTGTTGTCGAGATCGCCAAGGCTTGTGATCTGCGCCCTCCTCTGCATCTTTCTCTTCTCAG AGGTCGGCGTACCGCGGCGGGCGTCGGCGCTGGGCATCAACTACGGGCAGGTGGGGAACAACCTGCCGTCTCCGCCGCACGTGGTGCAGCTTCTCACATCGCTGCGCATCGGCAAGGTCCGCATCTACGACGTGAACCCGCAGGTGCTGTCGGCGTTCGCGGGCACGGGGATCGAGCTCATCGTCACCGTCCCCGACGACCTGGTCCCGGGCATGGCCGCGAGCGCGTCCCAGGCGCTGCAGTGGGTGACCGCGGGCGTGCGGCCCTACTTCCCGGCGACGCGCGTGACGGGCATCGCCGTGGGCAACGAGGTGTTCACGGGCGACGACGAGCAGCTCAAGGCCAGCCTCGTGCCCGCCATGCGCAACCTGCACGCGGCGCTGGCGCAGCTGGGCATGGACACGTACGTGCGCGTGTCCACGGCCAACTCCCTCGCCGTGCTCGCCACCTCGTACCCGCCGTCGCAGGGGGTCTTCACGCAGGACGCCGCCCCCTACATGGCCCAGCTGCTGCGCTTCCTCGCCGACACCAGCACCCCCTTCTGGATTAATGCTTACCCCTACTTTGCCTACAAGGATGACCCGACAAA GGTGTCCCTGGACTACGCGCTGTCGAACCCGTACCACGTCGGCGCGGTGGACCCCTACACGCACCTGCAGTACACGAGCATGCTGTACGCGCAGGTGGATGCGGTGACcttcgcggcggcgcggctgggcTACGGCAACGTCCCCGTGCACGTGTCGGAGACGGGTTGGCCGTCCAAGGGCGACGCCAACGAGGCCGGCGCCACCGTGGAGAACGCCCGCCAGTACAACCGCAACCTGCTTATGAGGCAGGTCAGCGGCGAGGGGACGCCGCTGCGACCCAAGCTCCGCCTCGAGGTCTACCTCTTCGCGCTCTTCAACGAGGACATGAAGCCCGGGCCCACGTCGGAGAGGAATTACGGGTTGTACCAGCCGGACATGAGCATGGTCTACAACGTCGGCCTCAACCAGCTGTCGACCACGTCGGCGGCGTCGCTCTCCCTCGCCACGTCGCCGGCCACCAGGACC GATGTTAGGAAGGACTTTGGCAGCCTGTGTCTCGTCACATCTCTGGCCATCCTGCTTATCACCCAAGCTTTGCTATTGTGA